A region of Saccharomyces mikatae IFO 1815 strain IFO1815 genome assembly, chromosome: 12 DNA encodes the following proteins:
- the PDR18 gene encoding ATP-binding cassette multidrug transporter PDR18: protein MTTQTMKDDPTELDSPNSNTYDASAVIKSFVKEASEQGIHLRKAGVTMECVSVEGLDSRFLEGQTFGDILCLPWTIIKGVRERRNRKKMIMILKSVSLLAKPGEMVLVLGRPGAGCSSFLKSAAGETSQFAGGVATGAISYDGIPQKEMMRHYKSDVIYNGEQDVHFPHLTVKQTLDFAIGCKMPAKRVNDVTREEYVATTREFYAKIFGLTHTYDTKVGNDFISGVSGGERKRVSIAEALAARGSIYCWDNATRGLDASTALEFAQAIRTMGKLLGLTTLVTIYQASENIYETFDKVTVLYAGRQVFYGKATEAKNYFESMGYLCPPRQSTAEYLTAITDPNGLHEIKPGLRDQVPHTAEEFEKYWLNSPEYACLQREIQKSKHEVNAEKTKKAYNESMAQEKSKGARKYSYYTISYWEQVRLCTIRGFQRIYGDRSYTVINTCAAIAQAFITGSLFYQSPPSTLGAFSRSGVLFFSLLYYSLMGLANISFEHRPILQKHKVYSLYHPSAEALASTISSFPFRMIGLTLFIIILYFLAGLHRSAGTFFTLYLFLTMCSEAITSLFQMISSLCDTLSQANSIAGVVMLSIAMYSTYMVQLPSMHPWFKWISYILPIRYAFESMLNAEFHGRHMDCGGTLVPSGPGFENVLPENQVCAFIGSRPGQSWVLGDDYLRAQYQYEYSNTWRNFGIMWCFLIGYIILRALFTEYKSPVKSGGDALVFKKNAKNAPQKSWSDKNDEENLSTSIATQDMKDVASSNGDSTYSEFDGLESTGVFIWRNVTLTVQHSNGKRKLLDNVSGYCVPGTLTALIGESGAGKTTLLNTLAQRNVGTITGDMLVNGLPIDASFARRTGYVQQQDIHIAELTVRESLQFSARMRRPQSIPDTEKMEYVEKIISILEMQEFSEALVGEIGHGLNVEQRKKLSIGVELVGKPDLLLFLDEPTSGLDSQSAWAVIKVLKRLARSGQSILCTIHQPSATLFEQFDWLLLLGKGGRTIYFGGIGENSSSVVEYFEKNGARKCKNNENPAEYILEAIGAGASTTVQQDWSTIWQASCGNANVCKKISTMIKDLSSSKSKKVAVKLSKYATSYSYQFWYVLRRSSLTFWRNLNYVMAKMMLLIVSGLFIGFTFFHVGANVIGLQNTLFACFMAIVISAPATNQIQERATAAKELYEVRESKSNMFHWSLLLITHYLNELPYHLLFSTIFFVSLYFPLGIFFEVSRSGVFYLNYAILFQLYYIGLALMVLYMSPNLQSANVIIGFVLSFLLSFCGAVQPSFLMPGFWTFMWKLSPYTYFLQNFIGLLMHDTPVICSEKELSVFNPPIGQTCGEFTKPFFELGTGYIANPDATSDCAYCQFKVGDEYLARINASFSYLWRNFGLIWAYIAFNIFGMIAVYYVFQVRHFSLMKIGFVKRIVFEFKRK from the coding sequence ATGACCACCCAAACTATGAAAGATGATCCTACGGAATTGGATAGTCCAAATTCTAACACATATGATGCTTCGGCCGTAATCAAATCTTTTGTTAAAGAGGCTTCTGAACAGGGCATTCATCTCCGTAAGGCAGGTGTCACCATGGAATGTGTTTCAGTAGAAGGTCTGGATTCTAGGTTTTTGGAAGGGCAAACATTTGGTGATATTTTGTGTTTACCATGGACAATTATTAAAGGCGTCCGTGAACGTAGGAATCgcaaaaagatgataatgattCTGAAAAGCGTTAGTCTGTTGGCTAAACCAGGGGAGATGGTCCTTGTTCTAGGAAGACCGGGCGCCGGCTGctcttcctttttaaaAAGTGCAGCTGGCGAGACTAGTCAATTTGCTGGTGGTGTAGCAACAGGTGCCATATCATATGACGGTATCCCTCAGAAGGAAATGATGCGGCATTACAAGTCAGATGTGATTTATAATGGGGAACAAGACGTCCATTTCCCGCATTTGACTGTAAAACAGACTCTGGATTTTGCTATCGGCTGTAAGATGCCTGCGAAGAGAGTCAATGATGTCACAAGGGAAGAATATGTTGCCACCACTAGAGAATTCTATGCGAAAATTTTTGGCTTAACGCACACTTATGATACAAAAGTCGGTAACGATTTTATTAGCGGCGTATCTGGAGGTGAACGAAAACGTGTTTCCATTGCTGAAGCATTAGCGGCGAGAGGTTCGATCTACTGCTGGGATAATGCTACGAGAGGTCTTGACGCCTCTACGGCACTAGAGTTTGCGCAGGCCATTCGTACTATGGGCAAACTGCTGGGACTAACAACTCTAGTTACTATTTACCAGGCCAGTGAAAACATTTATGAAACATTTGATAAAGTAACTGTCTTATATGCTGGCAGACAAGTATTCTACGGCAAAGCTACCGAGGCCAAGAATTATTTTGAAAGCATGGGCTACTTGTGCCCACCAAGACAATCTACCGCTGAATATTTGACCGCCATCACTGATCCTAACGGTCTGCACGAAATAAAGCCCGGCCTTAGGGACCAAGTACCTCATACCGCTGAGGAATTTGAGAAATACTGGCTCAATTCCCCAGAGTATGCCTGCTTGCAGCGCGAGATCCAGAAGTCCAAACATGAAGTAAATGCTGAGAAGACCAAAAAAGCATACAATGAGTCTATGGCACAGGAAAAATCGAAAGGCGCAAGAAAATACTCTTACTACACCATATCTTACTGGGAGCAAGTTAGACTTTGTACCATTAGAGGTTTTCAGAGAATTTACGGCGATAGGTCATACACTGTGATTAACACATGCGCTGCGATAGCACAGGCATTTATCACAGGGTCACTATTTTATCAATCACCTCCCTCCACTCTGGGCGCGTTCTCTAGAAGTGGtgtcctctttttttccctgTTGTATTATTCTTTGATGGGCCTAGCTAATATTAGTTTTGAGCATAGACCCATATTGCAAAAGCACAAGGTATACTCCCTCTACCATCCCTCGGCAGAGGCATTGGCAAGTACAATATCCTCATTCCCATTCAGAATGATTGGTCTAACCCTCTTCATAATCATTCTGTACTTCTTGGCCGGTCTACACAGGAGCGCCGGAACCTTCTTTACTCtgtatttgtttttgaCAATGTGTTCGGAAGCTATTACAAGTTTGTTTCAAATGATTTCCTCTCTCTGTGACACATTGTCACAGGCCAACTCGATTGCTGGTGTTGTGATGTTGTCTATTGCCATGTATTCGACGTACATGGTACAACTACCTTCAATGCACCCGTGGTTCAAGTGGATTTCGTACATTCTTCCCATCAGATATGCTTTTGAATCGATGCTGAACGCAGAATTTCATGGAAGGCATATGGATTGTGGGGGTACCTTGGTTCCTTCCGGACCTGGTTTTGAAAATGTATTACCTGAAAATCAAGTGTGTGCTTTTATTGGTTCCAGGCCTGGTCAATCTTGGGTTCTTGGCGACGATTATTTAAGGGCCCAATATCAATATGAGTATAGCAACACTTGGAGAAACTTCGGGATTATGTGGTGTTTCTTGATTGGCTACATCATTTTGAGGGCACTGTTCACTGAGTACAAAAGTCCGGTTAAAAGTGGAGGTGATGCTCTAGTTTTCAAGAAGAATGCAAAGAATGCCCCACAAAAATCATGGAGCGacaaaaatgatgaagaaaaccTTAGCACGTCTATAGCAACCCAAGATATGAAGGATGTAGCTTCGAGTAACGGCGATAGCACATATTCAGAATTCGACGGGTTGGAGTCTACCGGAGTGTTTATCTGGAGAAACGTTACTCTCACGGTGCAGCATTCCAACGGGAAACGTAAACTTTTGGACAACGTAAGCGGTTACTGTGTTCCAGGCACTTTGACCGCGTTGATAGGTGAGTCCGGTGCTGGTAAAACCACTTTATTGAACACCTTGGCCCAAAGGAACGTGGGGACGATCACCGGTGATATGTTGGTTAATGGCCTGCCAATTGACGCAAGTTTTGCACGGCGTACTGGCTACGTACAGCAGCAGGATATTCATATTGCAGAACTAACTGTCAGAGAATCTTTGCAATTTAGTGCCCGCATGCGGCGGCCACAATCTATACCTGACACTGAAAAGATGGAGTACGTTGAAAAGATTATATCTATTCTTGAAATGCAGGAGTTTTCGGAAGCTCTTGTGGGTGAGATTGGTCACGGTTTGAATgttgaacaaagaaagaagctATCAATTGGAGTCGAGCTTGTCGGTAAGCCtgatttattattgtttttggaCGAACCAACATCTGGGTTGGATTCGCAATCTGCGTGGGCTGTTATCAAGGTGTTAAAAAGATTGGCCCGATCAGGCCAGTCGATTTTGTGTACTATACACCAACCATCTGCTACTCTTTTTGAACAGTTTGACTGGTTATTGCTTTTAGGAAAAGGTGGTCGAACAATTTATTTTGGTGGAATAGGTGAAAACTCAAGCTCTGTTGTGgagtattttgaaaagaatggtGCTAGGAAATGCAAAAACAACGAGAACCCCGCTGAGTATATTCTAGAGGCCATTGGTGCTGGTGCCAGCACTACTGTTCAACAGGACTGGTCTACTATATGGCAGGCCTCCTGCGGGAATGCAAACGTctgcaaaaaaataagcACTATGATCAAAGATTTGTCCTCTTcgaaatcaaagaaggtAGCCGTAAAACTCTCCAAGTATGCAACATCGTATTCCTACCAGTTCTGGTATGTCCTCCGCAGATCTAGTCTGACTTTCTGGAGGAACCTGAACTATGTCATGGCCAAGATGATGCTGTTGATAGTTAGTGGTTTGTTCATCGGCTTTACGTTTTTCCATGTGGGCGCCAACGTTATTGGGTTGCAAAATACATTGTTTGCCTGTTTTATGGCCATCGTTATATCAGCCCCGGCAACAAATCAGATCCAGGAACGCGCTACTGCGGCTAAGGAACTATACGAAGTTCGAGAGTCTAAATCTAACATGTTCCACTGGTCTTTACTTCTGATCACTCACTATTTAAATGAATTGCCTTACCATTTACTCTTTTCaactatttttttcgtttcGTTGTATTTTCCTCTGGGAATATTTTTCGAGGTCTCTAGATCTGGTGTCTTCTATCTGAACTATGCCATACTCTTCCAGCTGTACTATATCGGTCTTGCTTTGATGGTTCTGTACATGTCTCCAAATCTACAGTCTGCAAATGTCATCATAGGTTTTGTGCTTTCGTTCTTGCTCTCCTTCTGCGGTGCCGTTCAACCTTCCTTCCTCATGCCTGGATTCTGGACATTTATGTGGAAGCTGTCCCCTTACACgtattttttgcaaaatttcATTGGCTTACTGATGCATGACACACCGGTAATATGTTCAGAGAAGGAGCTCTCTGTTTTCAATCCTCCTATAGGCCAAACATGTGGGGAATTCACCAAACCGTTTTTCGAGCTTGGGACTGGATATATTGCAAACCCAGACGCTACCTCCGATTGTGCGTACTGCCAGTTCAAAGTGGGAGACGAATACTTGGCTCGCATAAATGCAAGCTTCAGTTATCTATGGAGAAACTTTGGCTTAATTTGGGCTTATATCGCTTTCAATATCTTTGGTATGATTGCAGTTTACTATGTCTTTCAAGTCAGGCATTTTTCCCTTATGAAGATTGGCTTTGTGAAAAGGATAGTATTTGAATTCAAGAGGAAGTGA
- the BSC5 gene encoding Bsc5p (similar to Saccharomyces cerevisiae BSC5 (YNR069C)) — MHGPGESQDNSTRCRRISSSSATLVGATPSEQLRGGTPQGNEDDVCTYNSGDHGSSMTNVQEEDFVLPELLPSFEMYENLHSSIPQSSFDAYFHENPPYYEAASSTCSDATDDESRPDMQALGGDNASLENSQTTADTHQLAFDSINSSASHVFNHEGAKGIPVERIYALPRVDSPITIELFVTKSAPRFGQSPQCENMLKEYTSGDIIHGYFTVENKSSKPIKFDMFYLTLEGKTSSKTTTPFGVQKTSKIFLRMVDMAASWSYNQEDVNTGEDLFGFYDSVDQTRFGLPNDRTLNPGDKRKKFFTFKIPNQLLDITCKHRHFSHSLLPPTLGFDRAQGSHAELSAPIFSESLGYGRLSERGSSLLLNDNSRNSLIGYSINAMLVGKDVTSGHVCLMSEQKYSIRIVPFGFRCNPVSKEKCLKDLEDFNISIAKSLGRIERVFSKLRRGAPIHEEDIWEMHHSDMLPYSKSKYLSNPVAGNVKNETIEKKHRSEENIIESEMTYSISSVFNTNLRNVFFKGMHNTPLSHLGKSSRMTSGKHGLITIKVKPPEKSLSYWSPSLIQKQNLFSKKSRQSQQNWLTLKSLLSVEEQEELKTLQIELVCVQAANSIPHAPPEISRLQTELICVTANTEDCKPVELHTDFLLNEQRFNQLKNKFQGMLENIESHCDNFTKNQTKINSLLVEDARVRLHGTPLAFSDLMPQSTLKDVKALAHMDAKAVVVKYALKTKLVEEKNIHTGSSPASGMTRRASRSIIKTAPTNCDHPITSHQKSSEWNRVSATEYRKTLFMSVKYNDGFRATVVPSFENCMCSRSYFFRVKFHFDKGAGTSEIDIPVQIKNYLTQ; from the coding sequence ATGCACGGACCAGGAGAATCACAAGATAATTCTACCCGCTGTCGCAGAATATCCTCTTCGTCAGCCACACTCGTTGGTGCAACTCCATCAGAGCAATTGAGAGGTGGGACACCCCAAGGAAATGAAGACGATGTTTGCACATACAACAGTGGAGATCATGGTTCGAGCATGACGAATGTTCAGGAGGAGgattttgttcttccagAGCTATTGCCATCGTTTGAAATGTATGAAAATTTGCACAGTAGTATTCCTCAATCCAGTTTTGATGCCTACTTCCACGAGAATCCACCTTATTACGAGGCTGCTTCTAGCACCTGCAGCGATGCTACGGATGACGAATCTAGACCTGACATGCAGGCCCTTGGCGGTGATAACGCTAGTTTAGAGAATTCTCAAACGACCGCCGATACCCACCAGCTCGCTTTTGATTCAATTAATTCGTCCGCTTCTCATGTTTTTAATCATGAGGGTGCTAAGGGCATCCCAGTCGAAAGAATATACGCCCTGCCCAGAGTTGATTCTCCCATAACAATTGAATTGTTCGTCACGAAGTCTGCTCCAAGGTTTGGGCAGTCTCCTCAATGCGAGAACATGCTAAAGGAATACACATCCGGTGACATAATTCATGGTTATTTCACCGTAGAAAACAAATCATCTAAACCAATAAAATTCGACATGTTTTATTTAACCTTGGAAGGCAAGACGAGCTCGAAGACAACAACACCCTTTGGAGTCCagaaaacatcaaaaatatttctgaGAATGGTAGATATGGCAGCGAGTTGGTCATATAACCAAGAAGATGTGAATACCGGGGAGGATCTTTTTGGGTTCTATGACTCCGTTGATCAAACAAGATTTGGACTGCCTAATGATAGGACACTGAATCCAGGCGATAAACGTAAGAAGTTCTTTACATTCAAGATTCCCAATCAGTTATTAGATATAACCTGTAAACACAGGCACTTCTCTCACTCGCTTCTACCACCGACTTTAGGATTTGATCGAGCTCAGGGTTCCCATGCAGAGCTCTCTGCTCCTATATTTTCAGAGAGTCTAGGTTATGGTCGTTTGTCAGAAAGAGGTTCATCACTATTGCTAAACGATAATTCTAGAAACAGCCTAATCGGTTACTCAATAAATGCTATGTTAGTGGGAAAAGATGTGACATCTGGACATGTTTGCTTAATGAGTGAGCAGAAGTACAGCATTAGAATAGTTCCGTTTGGATTTCGTTGTAATCCGGTTAGCAAAGAGAAGTGTCTCAAAGATTTAGAAGACTTCAATATCAGCATTGCAAAAAGCCTTGGAAGAATAGAGAGAGTTTTCTCTAAATTGAGACGAGGGGCTCCTATACATGAAGAGGACATATGGGAAATGCACCATTCGGACATGCTCCCTTACTCAAAAAGCAAGTATTTATCGAACCCAGTGGCTGGTAATGTTAAAAACGAaaccattgaaaagaaacaccGATCCGAAGAGAATATTATCGAATCTGAAATGACTTACTCGATATCATCGGTTTTCAACACAAATCTTAGAAATGTATTTTTTAAAGGTATGCACAACACACCCCTGTCTCACCTGGGCAAGTCTTCAAGGATGACTTCCGGAAAACATGGGCTTATAACGATAAAAGTAAAACCTCCCGAGAAGTCCTTGTCATATTGGAGCCCAAGTCTAATTCAGAAACAGAATCTATTTTCGAAGAAAAGCAGGCAGAGTCAACAGAACTGGTTGACTTTGAAAAGTCTTCTCTCAGTTGAAGAACAAGAGGAACTGAAGACCCTGCAGATTGAGCTCGTGTGTGTTCAAGCCGCTAATAGTATTCCGCATGCTCCACCGGAGATCAGTCGTTTACAGACGGAACTAATTTGTGTAACAGCGAATACGGAAGACTGTAAACCAGTGGAGTTACATACTGATTTTCTGTTAAACGAGCAGAGGTTCAATCAACTCAAGAATAAATTTCAGGGAATGTTGGAGAACATTGAATCACATTGCGATAACTTTACTAagaatcaaacaaaaataaactcGCTTCTTGTTGAAGATGCAAGAGTTCGCCTACATGGTACACCACTCGCATTTTCTGACCTCATGCCTCAAAGTACACTTAAAGATGTGAAGGCTCTAGCCCATATGGACGCCAAAGCTGTTGTCGTAAAATATGCATTGAAAACGAAACTAGTTGAGGAGAAAAACATACATACTGGTTCCTCTCCTGCATCTGGAATGACACGTCGTGCGTCTCGGAGTATAATAAAAACAGCTCCAACAAACTGCGATCATCCGATAACTTCGCACCAGAAATCAAGTGAATGGAACCGAGTCAGTGCAACGGAGTACAGGAAAACATTATTTATGAGTGTAAAATATAATGATGGTTTCAGAGCCACTGTGGTACCTAGTTTCGAGAACTGTATGTGTTCGAGATCTTATTTCTTCCGTGTtaaatttcattttgatAAAGGTGCAGGGACTTCAGAAATTGATATTCCCgttcaaatcaaaaactATCTAACCCAATAG
- the DSE4 gene encoding endo-1,3(4)-beta-glucanase (similar to Saccharomyces cerevisiae DSE4 (YNR067C)), whose protein sequence is MQLYLSLIFLLSFVKCSYVSLISNNANKILETDVIETLSYSTVTVGEPYVAHSVVVTRISASSQDPPTISPKKEVKTSPTISQSGDSTSKTVIQGSSLTYDRASKSSKTSRTGHAVTGSSIIIDDLTTKSPVESSSSVSDIDITSATSTAPTMRKITTLLSQTATTSTSTLFSSSLSISGTKLNGTLLTSISVGSIDPLVTQMPSYSFQETKIVPSSLTSNKTIYTISVSTNSATVTGKDKSSIASSHPSSNIFYPSNSTHGLVHSLASSTVSSNYLSSKTPITLTPLASSSLSATVDPIYSSNATESILFSSSSSSLTSTVSPVYPSNATRSTLSPSLSSMIVSSFSTTSSTLDTIYVSSSTQATVSSSSSSEQTNTFSSSLSTQTISTASTTENAATTTIVNLFNAVSTDEPPTVFGRSPNPMSLADGVSNNGPIQTNKFYTNLIVGSQESPAFVYPYSLWKYTSSDAYGFAVQHTTVDQYSYSNYDSSGSSEYLVNPLGVAHVVFSASNFDSSMTMQVDEMTLSSTRVVLSESYDSSNYLEIPLVQGMGFATGIYHGSLNAKIGSSVGFNTVVSESSSNLAQGILKYRISLLNGVTWLCYVIGPDDLTSTGFSLQVSSEYEIEASASIDGIIIQLAVAPSEADYEVFYDQAAGMYVTDFKVRGVSDGSTATYEFSYTTQGQSASGSTMIFALPHHESSFSDVMQNYYTGIQLASTTKGLMNGYLTTSLQFSTSLNRQVSWLPWSSQLGSTPLEYSAEQLQLLAEVANSELQVSISESISGLNTYYLGKVLDKYSYILLTVSEIIQDEATTKSTLENIKSAFEVLLQNEQTYPLMYDTKFNGLVSSGDWASTSTQYDFGNTYYNDHHFHYGYIVHAAAVIGYVDSKLNGTWATDNKDWVNSLVRDVANPSEKDQYFAQSRMFDWFNGHSWAAGLYENGNGKNEESSSEDYNFAYGMKLWGATIGDLSMELRGDLMISIMKDSMNDYFYYQDDNKVEPKEIIGNKVSGILFDNIIDYTTYFGTNTEYIHGIHMLPITPVSSNIRSVTFAEEEWQTKIEPIIGSIESGWTGILKLNQALFDPTDSYAFFSDSDFDSTTYLDNGMSRTWALAFSGGLANSIA, encoded by the coding sequence ATGCAGTTATATCTGTCactcatttttttgttaagttTTGTCAAATGTTCATACGTAAGTCTCATATCGAATAATGCCAATAAAATACTAGAGACAGATGTCATTGAGACTCTGTCATATTCAACAGTGACGGTCGGTGAACCATACGTGGCGCACTCGGTAGTAGTGACAAGAATATCCGCATCTTCCCAAGACCCTCCAACAATTTCGCCAAAGAAAGAGGTAAAAACATCTCCAACAATCTCACAAAGTGGGGACTCTACATCAAAAACAGTAATTCAGGGTTCATCCTTGACATATGATCGCGCCAGCAAATCATCCAAAACATCGAGAACAGGCCATGCCGTAACTGGTTCGAGCATTATCATAGATGACTTGACAACTAAAAGTCCTGTAGAAAGTTCGAGTTCGGTTTCTGATATTGATATAACCTCTGCTACTTCTACTGCTCCAACAATGCGTAAAATTACTACTTTACTATCTCAAACTGCCACCACATCGACATCAactctgttttcttcttctttgtctATCTCAGGGACAAAGCTAAATGGTACTTTATTAACTTCTATCTCGGTAGGTTCAATTGATCCATTGGTAACTCAAATGCCTTCCTATTCATttcaagaaacaaaaattgtTCCTTCTTCATTAACTTCCAATAAAACAATATACACGATCTCAGTTAGCACAAACTCAGCTACAGTTACTGGTAAAGATAAATCTTCTATCGCTTCATCACATCCTTCCTCAAACATATTCTATCCATCAAACTCAACTCACGGTTTAGTCCACTCACTAGCGTCTTCAACTGTGAGCTCCAACTACTTATCAAGTAAGACACCAATTACTCTTACTCCATTagcatcatcatcattgtcCGCGACAGTAGATCCAATCTACTCATCTAATGCAACAGAGagcattcttttttcatcatcatcatcatcactaacCTCGACCGTTAGTCCAGTCTACCCATCCAATGCAACGCGAAGCACTCTTTCTCCATCACTATCGTCCATGatagtttcttctttctcaacAACATCTTCGACATTGGACACCATTTACGTCTCTTCTTCAACGCAAGCCACCgtctcttcatcatcatcttcagaGCAGACAAACACtttctcatcttctttatcaaccCAGACTATCAGCACAGCTAGCACAACAGAAAACGCCGCAACTACAACTATtgttaatcttttcaatgcTGTTTCGACAGATGAACCCCCAACTGTTTTTGGAAGATCTCCAAATCCGATGTCATTAGCTGACGGGGTCTCAAACAACGGACCCATTCAAACAAACAAGTTTTACACGAATTTGATTGTCGGAAGTCAAGAATCTCCCGCATTTGTATATCCTTATTCACTGTGGAAATACACTTCCTCGGATGCTTATGGGTTTGCTGTTCAACACACAACAGTAGACCAATATTCTTACAGTAATTACGACAGTTCTGGTAGCTCAGAATATTTGGTTAATCCCTTAGGAGTTGCTCATGTTGTTTTCTCAGCTTCGAATTTTGATTCAAGTATGACTATGCAGGTCGATGAAATGACGCTGTCTTCAACAAGGGTCGTACTTTCAGAATCTTATGATTCATCAAACTATCTGGAAATTCCTTTGGTCCAAGGTATGGGATTTGCAACTGGGATATATCATGGCTCTTTGAATGCCAAAATTGGCTCTAGTGTCGGGTTCAATACCGTTGTCTCTGAGTCATCCAGTAACTTAGCTCAAGGTATTCTCAAATACCGCATTAGTTTATTGAATGGGGTTACTTGGTTATGTTACGTGATAGGTCCAGACGATTTAACCTCAACGGGCTTTTCATTACAGGTGAGCTCAGAATATGAAATTGAAGCAAGTGCAAGTATTGATGGTATCATCATTCAATTAGCCGTTGCACCTTCTGAAGCGGATTACGAAGTCTTCTATGATCAGGCCGCTGGCATGTATGTTACTGATTTCAAAGTACGAGGTGTTTCTGACGGCTCCACAGCTACTTATGAATTTTCTTATACCACTCAAGGCCAATCGGCATCAGGCAGCACAATGATTTTTGCTCTGCCCCATCATGAATCTTCGTTTAGTGACGTGATGCAAAATTACTATACCGGTATTCAACTTGCTTCCACGACCAAGGGTCTAATGAACGGTTACTTAACGACAAGCCTCCAATTTTCCACATCGTTGAACAGACAAGTATCATGGCTGCCATGGTCTTCTCAACTTGGCTCTACTCCACTAGAGTATTCTGCAGAACAGCTGCAATTATTAGCTGAAGTCGCAAATTCTGAGTTACAGGTCAGTATTTCCGAAAGCATTAGTGGGTTGAATACGTATTATTTGGGTAAAGTGCTTGATAAGTATTCCTACATCCTTTTAACAGTGTCCGAAATCATTCAGGATGAAGCCACCACTAAGAGTACTCTGGAAAACATCAAATCGGCCTTTGAAGTCCTGCTTCAGAATGAACAAACATATCCCCTCATGTACGACACAAAATTCAACGGTCTAGTCAGTTCAGGAGACTGGGCTTCAACTAGCACGCAGTACGATTTTGGTAACACCTACTACAACGATCATCATTTCCATTATGGTTACATTGTTCACGCAGCTGCTGTCATCGGCTATGTCGACTCTAAATTGAACGGTACCTGGGCCACTGACAATAAAGATTGGGTAAACTCATTAGTTAGAGACGTTGCCAATCCATCTGAAAAGGACCAGTACTTTGCACAATCAAGAATGTTCGATTGGTTCAACGGCCATTCCTGGGCTGCTGGACTCTATGAAAACGGTAACggtaaaaatgaagagagCAGTAGCGAAGACTACAATTTTGCCTACGGCATGAAGCTATGGGGGGCAACTATTGGTGACCTGTCAATGGAACTGAGAGGTGACCTAATGATTAGTATAATGAAGGATTCTATGAACGATTATTTCTATTACCAGGATGACAATAAAGTCGAACctaaagaaattatagGGAATAAAGTGAGCGGTATTTTATTTGACAACATTATTGATTATACCACCTACTTCGGAACAAACACAGAGTACATTCACGGCATCCATATGTTGCCTATCACACCAGTTTCTTCTAACATTCGTTCAGTAACTTTCGCTGAAGAAGAATGGCAGACAAAAATCGAGCCAATCATCGGATCAATTGAAAGTGGCTGGACAGGTATACTGAAACTGAATCAAGCGCTATTTGATCCAACGGATTCGTATGCTTTTTTCAGCGATTCGGACTTTGATTCAACCACATACCTCGATAATGGTATGAGTCGCACATGGGCATTAGCATTTTCAGGGGGACTGGCAAACTCTATTGCTTAG